A single genomic interval of Koleobacter methoxysyntrophicus harbors:
- a CDS encoding DMT family transporter, producing the protein MNTILSERNKAVIFLITAAVLWSFGGLFIKLVSWNPLAIAGMRSAIASVLIFMVLRRPKITWSFPQTGGAVAYAATVILYVAANKLTTAANAILLQYTAPIYVALFGAWFLNERTRVFDWIVIFFVIAGMTLFFFDDLAVGGVLGNALAILSGISFACVVLFMRKQKNESPLESVFLGNVLTALICMPFMFGSIPDLNSWAVLIFLGIFQLGLSYILYSAAIKHVTALEAILIPVLEPILNPIWVFMAIGEMPGPWSLVGGFIVVVSVTARCVLTTLEKESADMGAENCLQ; encoded by the coding sequence ATGAATACTATATTGAGCGAACGCAATAAAGCAGTAATTTTCCTTATAACAGCCGCCGTTCTATGGAGCTTCGGAGGGCTTTTTATCAAACTTGTATCGTGGAACCCCCTTGCTATTGCAGGGATGAGGAGCGCTATTGCATCTGTACTCATTTTTATGGTTCTCCGCCGGCCGAAAATAACCTGGTCCTTTCCCCAAACAGGTGGGGCTGTTGCCTATGCAGCTACCGTAATACTGTATGTGGCAGCCAACAAATTGACTACCGCGGCAAATGCCATTTTGCTGCAGTATACCGCTCCGATATATGTGGCACTGTTCGGGGCGTGGTTTTTAAATGAGAGAACCAGGGTATTTGACTGGATTGTAATATTCTTTGTAATAGCGGGGATGACCCTTTTCTTTTTTGATGACCTTGCTGTAGGGGGTGTTTTGGGGAATGCCCTTGCCATTTTGAGCGGGATTAGTTTTGCCTGTGTGGTCCTTTTTATGCGTAAGCAGAAAAACGAATCCCCTCTGGAGTCGGTATTTCTTGGAAACGTCCTTACGGCCCTTATATGCATGCCGTTTATGTTCGGATCAATACCCGATCTCAACAGCTGGGCAGTCTTAATTTTCCTGGGGATATTTCAGCTGGGTCTATCCTATATCCTTTATTCGGCGGCTATAAAGCACGTTACGGCCCTTGAAGCTATTTTAATCCCTGTCCTGGAACCGATCCTGAACCCTATATGGGTATTTATGGCAATCGGTGAGATGCCGGGGCCCTGGTCCCTTGTCGGAGGGTTTATTGTAGTAGTATCTGTAACTGCCCGCTGTGTGCTTACAACTTTGGAAAAGGAGTCGGCGGACATGGGGGCTGAAAATTGTTTACAATAG
- the glmU gene encoding bifunctional UDP-N-acetylglucosamine diphosphorylase/glucosamine-1-phosphate N-acetyltransferase GlmU codes for MGTAAIILAAGEGTRMKSKYPKVLHEICGKPMVQFVIDCVKMAGIERLLMVVGHKAEEVMGKVGEGIQFVKQEQQLGTGHAVMQAREALRDYDGSVLILYGDTPMITPATIKALIDLQHERDYAGVVLTAYMADPAGYGRIIRGVEGNVERIVEEKDATPAEKEIREINSGIYVFKSRLLFKALDDLNRDNKQGEYYLTDVIEILRAKGFTIGALKGANPSELMGINNKKELAEANKVMNKKILDTLMLEGVTIIDPQNTYIDSGVVIGRDTVIYPGCFIEKGSVIGEDCTIGPNSRICRSRIGNRVTVEYSVIKNSQIDDDSVIGPFAYIRPESVIGKGVKIGDFVEVKKSRIDDGAKIPHLSYVGDAQIGKKANLGAGVIIVNYDGFKKHLTQIGDNAFIGCNSNLISPVNIGDDAYIAAGSTITRDVPEKALGVARNRQINKPDWVIQYRKKKQSGGEK; via the coding sequence ATGGGAACCGCTGCTATTATCCTCGCAGCAGGGGAAGGAACGCGGATGAAATCGAAATATCCCAAAGTCCTTCATGAGATTTGCGGTAAGCCTATGGTTCAGTTTGTTATAGATTGTGTAAAAATGGCAGGTATCGAAAGGTTACTAATGGTAGTAGGCCATAAAGCAGAAGAAGTTATGGGTAAGGTGGGGGAAGGTATTCAATTTGTAAAACAGGAACAACAGCTGGGTACGGGCCATGCCGTTATGCAGGCAAGGGAGGCCCTGAGGGATTATGATGGTTCCGTGTTAATATTGTATGGTGATACACCGATGATAACCCCGGCAACCATAAAGGCCCTGATAGACCTGCAGCATGAAAGGGATTATGCAGGGGTAGTGCTGACGGCGTATATGGCTGATCCTGCAGGATACGGCAGGATAATACGCGGGGTTGAAGGCAATGTTGAACGGATAGTGGAAGAAAAGGATGCAACTCCTGCAGAAAAGGAAATCAGGGAAATTAACTCAGGTATATATGTTTTTAAGAGCCGCTTGCTGTTTAAAGCCCTCGATGACCTGAACAGGGATAACAAACAGGGGGAATATTACCTTACAGATGTCATTGAAATACTCAGGGCAAAGGGCTTTACCATAGGTGCCCTTAAGGGCGCTAACCCATCGGAGCTAATGGGCATTAACAATAAAAAGGAACTGGCAGAAGCCAATAAGGTGATGAATAAGAAGATCCTCGATACCCTTATGCTGGAAGGGGTAACTATAATAGACCCTCAGAACACATACATAGATTCGGGGGTAGTCATTGGGAGGGATACGGTCATCTATCCCGGTTGTTTTATTGAGAAAGGGTCTGTAATAGGGGAGGATTGCACTATAGGTCCCAACTCGAGGATCTGCCGCTCGAGGATCGGAAATCGGGTAACTGTCGAATATTCCGTTATAAAAAATAGTCAGATAGATGATGATTCGGTAATAGGGCCTTTTGCATATATAAGGCCCGAATCGGTAATAGGTAAAGGGGTTAAAATCGGCGATTTTGTAGAGGTGAAGAAATCCAGGATAGATGATGGCGCAAAGATTCCCCATCTGTCATATGTTGGAGATGCTCAAATAGGGAAAAAAGCCAATTTAGGGGCAGGGGTTATTATAGTCAATTATGACGGTTTCAAAAAACATTTAACACAAATAGGGGACAATGCCTTTATCGGCTGTAATTCTAACCTTATTTCCCCCGTAAACATCGGGGATGATGCATATATAGCTGCCGGTTCGACTATAACCAGGGATGTTCCCGAAAAAGCCCTAGGAGTAGCCAGAAACCGACAGATAAATAAACCAGATTGGGTTATACAGTATAGAAAGAAGAAACAATCAGGAGGGGAAAAATAA
- a CDS encoding tetratricopeptide repeat protein, with the protein MSTEKGAAFLSWWLHRIENRKDWGDGLKKEVLRNMICCMAGCLKECGEIDEALEVIKEGLNYFPGNKELKIIRGRLLLEKKEYGEAIRIFKKCESYKWLGRTYEKLGQYDKALEYYVEAYKKNREQVCYFISIFRILGKIIGIDASLNFLSSSLSLTKSETKLLFDIFVNLE; encoded by the coding sequence ATGAGCACAGAAAAGGGTGCGGCTTTTTTGAGCTGGTGGCTGCATAGGATTGAGAATAGGAAAGATTGGGGAGATGGGCTAAAAAAAGAGGTTTTGAGGAATATGATATGCTGTATGGCAGGGTGTTTGAAAGAGTGTGGAGAAATAGATGAGGCTTTGGAGGTTATTAAAGAAGGGTTAAATTATTTCCCGGGTAATAAAGAACTAAAGATTATAAGAGGCCGACTGCTTTTAGAAAAAAAGGAATATGGAGAAGCCATAAGGATATTTAAAAAATGTGAATCTTATAAGTGGTTGGGAAGGACATATGAGAAGCTGGGCCAGTATGACAAGGCCCTTGAATATTACGTAGAGGCTTATAAAAAAAACCGGGAACAGGTTTGCTATTTTATCTCTATATTCAGGATATTGGGAAAAATTATTGGAATCGATGCCAGCCTTAATTTTCTGAGCAGTTCTCTTTCACTTACAAAGTCAGAAACAAAATTACTATTTGATATTTTTGTGAATCTTGAATGA
- the queD gene encoding 6-carboxytetrahydropterin synthase QueD, with protein sequence MEVTKIFTFDSAHNLTEYKGKCERLHGHTYKLEVTVRGTPDKEGMVIDFGDLKQLVTEKVIKKLDHHYLNEVLGFNTTCENMITWMWDVLSPHLDTKRYRLKSITLWETPTSFARISRE encoded by the coding sequence ATAGAAGTAACAAAGATATTTACCTTTGACAGTGCCCACAATCTGACAGAATATAAGGGCAAGTGCGAAAGGCTGCATGGTCATACCTATAAACTGGAAGTTACCGTCAGAGGTACCCCGGACAAAGAGGGAATGGTTATCGATTTTGGTGATTTAAAACAGCTGGTGACAGAAAAGGTGATTAAAAAGCTTGACCACCATTATCTCAACGAAGTTTTAGGGTTCAATACTACATGCGAAAACATGATAACCTGGATGTGGGATGTGCTTTCACCCCATCTAGATACGAAGAGATATCGACTCAAGAGCATTACCCTGTGGGAAACCCCAACCAGCTTTGCAAGAATTTCCAGAGAATAG
- the pth gene encoding aminoacyl-tRNA hydrolase: MYIIAGLGNPGPRYEFTRHNTGFLAVDYLAQKHRIKINRAKYKALVGEGMIGGEKVLLMKPQTYMNLSGNSVKDALDGNRISLQNLIVIYDDMDLEVGRIRIKPKGGAGTHNGMKSIIYQLETEEFPRIRIGIGECPHGIDAAEYVLGEFTLEEQEVIAKTLEKAANAVETIIVEGIDAAMNKYN; the protein is encoded by the coding sequence TTGTATATTATCGCAGGGCTGGGCAACCCCGGACCCAGATATGAATTTACCCGCCATAATACAGGATTTCTTGCCGTGGACTATTTAGCCCAAAAACACAGGATAAAAATAAATAGAGCAAAATATAAAGCGCTAGTAGGTGAAGGCATGATAGGCGGTGAAAAGGTTCTGCTTATGAAACCCCAGACATATATGAATTTGAGCGGGAACAGCGTAAAAGACGCCCTCGATGGAAACCGGATATCCCTTCAGAACCTGATAGTAATATATGATGATATGGACCTGGAAGTAGGAAGGATAAGGATAAAGCCTAAGGGCGGGGCGGGAACACACAACGGGATGAAATCGATAATATACCAGCTTGAAACAGAGGAATTTCCCAGAATAAGGATAGGTATCGGTGAATGCCCTCATGGAATTGATGCCGCTGAATACGTCCTCGGGGAATTCACGCTAGAAGAGCAGGAGGTTATTGCAAAGACCCTGGAGAAAGCAGCAAATGCCGTTGAAACCATTATCGTGGAAGGAATCGATGCTGCCATGAACAAATATAATTAA
- the ilvA gene encoding threonine ammonia-lyase — protein MESSAITLGDIKRAYERLKGTAKKTTIDESRTLSEMTGNRVFLKAENLQKTGAFKIRGAFNKIMSLTGDEKAKGVIAASAGNHAQGVALAATSAGILSTIVMPEGAPVTKVTATKGYGASVILWGQSYDDAYKKALEIQSQTGATFVHAFDDPDVIAGQGTIALEILEEIPETQYIIVPVGGGGLISGIAVAAKALKPDIKVIGVQAEGAASAFVSRSNNRITELASVRTIADGIAVKKIGKLTFSVIQKYVDDIVTVKDEEIAHAILNLLERSKLVVEGAGAVGVAALMYNKIDVKNSNIVVLLSGGNIDVNMISRIIEKGLIESGRYIRLATVIPDQPGTLNSLLKTVASVKANVISVFHNRARQDVAIGQAEVELELETRDSEHASQLIQLLKKQGYRIKIKDI, from the coding sequence ATGGAGAGCAGCGCCATTACGCTGGGGGATATAAAAAGGGCTTATGAGCGATTGAAGGGTACTGCAAAGAAGACCACTATAGATGAATCCAGAACATTAAGCGAGATGACCGGGAACAGGGTATTTTTGAAGGCTGAAAACTTACAGAAAACGGGGGCATTTAAAATTCGGGGTGCCTTCAACAAGATTATGAGCCTTACAGGGGATGAAAAGGCTAAAGGGGTGATTGCAGCATCTGCCGGCAACCATGCCCAGGGGGTTGCCCTTGCGGCAACTAGTGCCGGGATTTTGTCAACCATCGTTATGCCTGAAGGAGCACCGGTTACGAAGGTTACGGCTACAAAGGGTTACGGTGCTTCCGTTATCCTCTGGGGTCAGAGTTATGATGATGCGTACAAAAAGGCCCTGGAGATTCAAAGCCAGACGGGGGCGACCTTTGTCCATGCCTTTGATGACCCCGATGTGATTGCCGGTCAGGGGACCATAGCCCTGGAGATACTGGAGGAAATCCCCGAAACCCAGTATATAATAGTTCCGGTTGGCGGAGGAGGGCTCATTTCAGGGATTGCTGTTGCGGCAAAGGCCCTCAAACCCGACATAAAGGTGATAGGGGTACAGGCAGAAGGGGCCGCATCGGCCTTTGTATCCCGTTCCAATAATCGGATTACTGAACTCGCATCCGTAAGGACCATAGCCGATGGCATTGCTGTAAAGAAGATCGGCAAACTGACTTTTTCTGTTATTCAGAAATATGTAGATGATATTGTAACGGTGAAGGATGAGGAAATAGCCCATGCCATTCTAAACCTTCTGGAAAGGTCAAAACTGGTGGTTGAAGGGGCGGGGGCCGTTGGAGTAGCTGCCCTGATGTATAATAAGATTGATGTAAAGAACAGCAATATTGTCGTCCTTCTCAGCGGGGGAAACATAGATGTGAATATGATATCACGAATAATAGAAAAGGGCCTCATTGAATCAGGGAGATATATCCGCCTGGCTACGGTGATACCCGACCAGCCCGGGACATTAAACAGCCTCCTTAAGACCGTGGCCTCTGTTAAGGCAAATGTGATTTCAGTCTTTCACAACAGAGCGAGGCAGGATGTGGCCATCGGCCAGGCTGAAGTTGAATTAGAATTAGAGACCAGAGATTCCGAACATGCATCACAGCTTATCCAGCTTTTGAAGAAGCAGGGTTACAGGATCAAGATTAAAGATATATAG
- the purR gene encoding pur operon repressor: protein MKVKRSERIAAITKILVEHPNVIFNLDYFSELFMAAKSTLSEDILTIKQTLDSFKLGIIETIPGAGGGVRYRACWENGKISRTLRDISQKLRDPGRVIPGGFIYMTDIIFSPSTAFNIGEIFATKFADKKPDYVITVETKGIPLAMMTARAMNVPLVIIRRDSRVTEGSAVSINYVSGSTGRIQTMSLARRAIRGGARVLIIDDFMKAGGTAKGILNLMGEFGADVVGIGVLVATREPLEKLVKDYLPLLILNSVDINTGTVDIVPNQNL from the coding sequence TTGAAGGTAAAGAGGAGCGAGAGAATTGCCGCTATTACGAAGATCCTGGTAGAACACCCTAATGTGATTTTCAATCTGGATTATTTTTCGGAACTGTTTATGGCAGCTAAGTCAACATTAAGTGAGGATATTTTAACCATAAAACAAACCCTTGACAGTTTCAAACTGGGGATTATTGAAACTATCCCCGGAGCCGGAGGAGGAGTGCGGTACAGGGCGTGTTGGGAAAACGGCAAAATAAGTAGAACCCTCCGGGATATTTCACAGAAACTGAGAGATCCCGGGCGTGTCATCCCTGGAGGATTTATTTATATGACCGATATAATATTTTCGCCATCTACAGCTTTTAATATAGGGGAAATATTCGCAACCAAATTTGCCGACAAAAAGCCCGATTATGTTATTACTGTAGAAACTAAAGGCATCCCTCTGGCGATGATGACTGCCAGAGCAATGAATGTTCCGCTGGTAATAATAAGGAGGGACAGCAGGGTTACCGAAGGCTCGGCAGTAAGCATAAATTATGTTTCCGGTTCCACAGGAAGGATTCAGACCATGTCTCTGGCTAGAAGGGCAATTCGTGGAGGGGCAAGGGTTTTGATAATCGACGATTTTATGAAGGCAGGGGGCACTGCAAAAGGTATATTGAATTTAATGGGGGAGTTCGGCGCCGATGTGGTCGGGATAGGGGTGCTGGTAGCAACCAGAGAACCGTTAGAGAAACTGGTAAAGGATTACCTCCCCCTTCTAATTTTGAATTCGGTGGATATTAATACGGGTACGGTGGATATCGTTCCAAATCAAAATCTTTAA
- a CDS encoding 50S ribosomal protein L25/general stress protein Ctc: MEQVQLAADLREGLGKGYARRIRNQGMVPGVLYGKDIENRQIMVDRRKLSRILKNYGHNVLIDLNVNGETNTVILREVQKDVIKDEILHVDFFKISLKDKIEVTVPLVLKGDPVGIKEGGVLQHQLREITIEALPTEIPEVIEVDISNLNVGEGITVKDINVPEGIEIVNEPEEIIALIVAPRIETEAEAEAEEEEEPELVKEAGKKEEEEE; the protein is encoded by the coding sequence ATGGAACAAGTCCAATTAGCGGCTGATTTAAGAGAGGGTTTAGGTAAAGGTTATGCCCGCAGAATAAGGAATCAGGGGATGGTGCCCGGAGTACTTTACGGCAAAGATATAGAAAACAGGCAGATAATGGTAGATAGAAGAAAACTAAGCAGGATACTGAAAAATTACGGCCACAATGTTCTGATAGATCTCAATGTAAACGGTGAAACAAATACAGTCATTTTGAGAGAGGTCCAGAAGGATGTTATAAAAGATGAAATTCTCCATGTGGACTTTTTTAAGATTTCACTGAAGGATAAGATCGAGGTCACCGTTCCACTGGTTTTAAAAGGAGACCCTGTAGGGATAAAAGAAGGCGGCGTTTTACAGCATCAACTGCGGGAGATTACTATTGAAGCATTACCGACGGAGATCCCTGAAGTAATTGAAGTAGATATTTCTAACCTGAATGTCGGGGAAGGTATTACTGTTAAAGATATTAATGTGCCGGAAGGAATTGAAATCGTGAATGAACCAGAAGAGATTATTGCTTTGATCGTTGCACCCAGGATTGAAACGGAGGCAGAAGCCGAAGCTGAGGAAGAGGAAGAGCCTGAACTGGTTAAGGAAGCTGGAAAGAAGGAAGAAGAGGAAGAATAG
- a CDS encoding ribose-phosphate diphosphokinase, protein MCAGNELKIFTGNSNTRLAKEIADHLGVPLGDSVVNRFSDGEIQVKINESVRGTHVYVIQSTCHPVNDNLMELLIMLDAFKRASAWRVTAVIPYYGYARQDRKIRARDPISAKLVADLITAAGAHRVLTMDLHAGQIQGYFNFPVDQLQGVPILAEYFQKKNIEDLVVVSPDMGGVARARELANRLNCPLAIIDKRRPEPNVAEIMNIIGDVEGKRVIMTDDLIDTGGTISLGAKALMKKGAKEIYACCTHPVLSGPAIKRLKEAPIKEIIVTNTIPLRDDCKMDKIKVLSVAPLFAEAIKRINMNKSVSELFD, encoded by the coding sequence ATGTGTGCAGGGAACGAGCTGAAGATTTTTACAGGAAACTCCAATACCCGGCTGGCAAAAGAGATAGCGGATCATTTAGGTGTCCCTTTAGGTGATTCTGTAGTAAACCGTTTTAGTGATGGGGAAATTCAGGTAAAGATAAATGAAAGTGTAAGGGGAACCCATGTTTATGTAATCCAGTCTACCTGTCACCCGGTAAATGATAATCTGATGGAACTTCTAATAATGCTGGACGCCTTTAAAAGGGCATCGGCGTGGAGGGTTACGGCGGTTATACCGTATTACGGTTATGCAAGACAGGACAGAAAGATTCGGGCCCGGGACCCCATATCGGCAAAACTGGTTGCAGACCTTATAACGGCAGCAGGTGCTCACAGGGTGCTGACTATGGACCTCCATGCAGGCCAGATCCAGGGGTATTTCAATTTCCCTGTAGACCAGTTACAGGGGGTTCCTATTCTGGCCGAGTACTTCCAGAAAAAAAATATAGAGGATTTAGTTGTAGTATCCCCTGATATGGGAGGAGTGGCTAGGGCGCGGGAACTGGCCAACAGGCTGAACTGCCCTCTGGCAATTATTGATAAACGCAGACCGGAACCCAATGTCGCAGAGATAATGAATATTATTGGAGATGTTGAAGGCAAGAGGGTAATAATGACTGATGACCTTATTGATACCGGAGGAACCATTTCCCTTGGGGCAAAAGCCCTTATGAAGAAAGGGGCAAAGGAGATATATGCCTGCTGTACACACCCTGTTTTGTCAGGTCCGGCAATCAAGAGGTTAAAGGAAGCCCCCATAAAAGAGATTATAGTTACCAACACTATACCCCTGAGGGACGACTGTAAAATGGACAAGATAAAGGTCCTTTCCGTTGCTCCCCTCTTTGCTGAAGCCATTAAAAGGATTAATATGAATAAGTCGGTAAGTGAGCTGTTTGATTGA